The following nucleotide sequence is from Glycine max cultivar Williams 82 chromosome 9, Glycine_max_v4.0, whole genome shotgun sequence.
GTCATCCGTAGGAAGCATAAAGCTGCTGCCGCAAACTTGTCATGTCCTTCTTTGGTGATACAATGTGATGCAGTGGTGGTTGGTTCTGGCTCAGGAGGTGGAGTTATCGCTGGTGTTCTTGCAAAAGCTGGTTACAAAGTGCTGGTGTTGGAGAAAGGAGGCTATTCTGCTAAGAACAATCTTTCTCTTCTTGAAGGACCAACCATGGATCAAATGTACCTCAATGGTGGTTTGGTTGCAAGTGATGATATGGGTGTGTTTATTCTATCAGGATCCACTGTTGGTGGAGGGTCAGCAATCAACTGGTCTGCATGCATTAAAACCCCACAGCATGTGTGCAAGGAGTGGTGTGACAAACATGGTCTAGAGTTGTTTGAGAGTGAATTGTATAGAGAAGCCTTGGATGCTGTCTGTGGGAAGATGGGAGTTCAATCTGAGATTGAAGATGAAGGATTCAACAATGCAATACTAAGAAAAGGGTGTCAAGAAATGGGGTATCCTGTTAATAACATTCCTAGGAATTCTCCTTCAAATCACTACTGTGGCTGGTGTTGCATGGGTTGTAAGGATGGGAGGAAGAAGGGTACCTCAGAAACATGGTTGGTGGACTTGGTGAAATCTGGCAATGGAGCAATTCTTCCAGGTTGTGAGGCAATAAAAGTATTGcacaagaaaaaggaaggaaaggataGAAAGATTGCGCGTGGAGTGGCGTTTGAGTTTGAATATAAAGGAACTAAAGACGTTTGTGTGGTGGAATCCAAAGTCACAATTGTAGCATGTGGAGCACTGAGTACTCCAGCATTGCTTAAAAGAAGTGGCTTGAGGAACCAGAACATAGGGAAGAACTTGCATCTTCATCCAGTGGTAATGGCATGGGGCTACTTCCCAGATGCACCTGAATCTGAGGTGTGGCCAGAGGCATATAAGAAGAGCTATGAAGGAGGGATAATGACAGCAATGTCAACTGTTGTTGCAGAGTTTGAACAATCTGGATATGGTGCAGTGATCCAAACACCTTCATTGCATCCTGGTATGTTCTCAATTGTCACACCATGGACTTCTGGAATTGATATAAGAGACCGAATGCGGAAGTTTTCTAGAACAGCTCATATATTTGCACTGGCAAGGGATCAAGGATCAGGGACTGTAAAAGCACCAGACCGTATCAGTTATAAGCCTGCAGATGTAGATGAAGAGAATTTAAAGAAAGGAATTGAGAAGGTGCTGAGAATTCTGGCAGCAGCTGGTGCTGAAGAAATTGGAACACATCATAATAAGGGGAGGACCTTAAATGTAAAGCAGGTGAGCTATCATGAGTTTGAGAAATTTGTTAAAGAGGaaagttcaaggtcattgacaGACCTTACAACACCATTGTGCTCAGCACATCAAATGGGGAGTTGCCGGATGGGTTCTAATCCAAAGCAATCAGTGGTGAATCCAACAGGGGAGACATGGGAAGTGGAGGGCCTTTATGTGGCAGATGCAAGTGTCTTCCCAACAGCATTGGGTGTGAATCCAATGGTTACTGTTCAAGCTATTGCTTATTGCACAGCACAATCTGTTGTTGAAGTacttaaaaggaaaagaagtaaatgagaagaaaaaaaaatcttttgctGCTTTCTGTAGCTCCAATGGAACTGAATATTCATAGCATTGGGGCAGAAAACCTTGTTCAAATAATAATTGCTTGGTGACAAAAGCAATGGTCGAAATTTAACAActtcatagtttattttatattttgtgcatatattttattataatctcAACTGTTGATTTTTAAATCAATGGCTATTACTGTATTTTATCCAGTAAGTGCACTCCACACTTCTTCAAAGGAGTCACATCCTTTTAAGAGAGCAGTTCTATAACTCAGAGTAACAATATTCCAGTTTTTTTCATGGCCATTGTTGTATTCTGGTTGAAACCTATAAGGCTTTAACAGTCACCCTGAGTGCAGCTAGTACTTCCTCCCCATGAATGGAAAGGTGATCCAAACGatcttcatcatgtcctcacatagcactaaatatatttttgacacCTACATATCAGATAAAATGTAACATACACAAAAGGGGGATCAGGAATTTTCTATGACACTAATAACAATCTGGTCCatcatatcattaatttatagCAAAGCCTATTGGTTTTGTTTAAAGATTGCTAAAAATATGAAGTCAACTTTTCATCTATGTACTGAGAAAGCAAATACCTTCCAAGACTTGCCCACTTTAACCTGCATGAAATTTACAAACTCTACAAGCCATACCATGAGCAAGTGAAAATATGATCAGTGTTATAGAAATTGAATCTTTGCCATCATAActttaaagtaaaatttatgttttgaaaaagGGTAATGTATCTGGAGTAAGCAAGAATTACTCATAATCTGTAGGTACTGACAGGAAGCTAGGAGCTGTTATCATCAAGACGCatgatcatttttctaaaattttatcctACAGTCCTCAAGATCCAGGAAAGAGCCTTCAGATCAATACTCATTTTTCATGCATATCCAGTCAGACTTAAAAGCAACCCAGAATTATTGCAGCACAGTACAATAGCCAGAAAAAGTAGAGAGGCATGATAGTCAGGCTCCTATTCTCATCATAAAGTGACAACATCACAAATTCTCAATAGCATCTCTTccacaaaataaaagaatcacTATCAAAAGAAAGCAAACATCATCTCAGCTGACTAAACATTAAACGGATAATACACAACAATATTTCTCCCCTCTTAGACTAGCTAGTAGTACTACTGTTGTATTTACACAGCACTGTCATTTGGTTTACATGAAGTCTGGTTCTCCAATTATCTTTCATGGAAATCTGGCATTATTCCTTACGTGACAATGTGCCAGACaccttaaaaaaaaggaaatggtATCGTGAAAGCACTTCAGATCAAACAAGGCAAAGTTCCCAAACAAATGTTCATGTGAATAGGATAAGATATATTCTTCTAATGTTGTTACAGCTAAACCCCCAAAACCTTAGTAAACTTACTTATAAAATGTTAAAGTCTTCAGGACActctaaaatgaaaatatataatcttCAAAGTCAGCacttttgcaaaaataaaagaaactcaaaatgttttttttaaaaaaagtcgtTGATTACCAATCAGTTGCAATGTGGAACTACTTTTTTTCTTACctccaaaattacaataaacaaATAAGGTAAGCAATCCTAACTCAGAAAAAGTAACCCTATCTGTTTTATGGTGATTGATGGGATTGGAGATTGGTGAGGGGCCACTATCATTGAAACTTGATTAAGACTCTCACAAATTGGAATGTAAGTTGCACCCATTTGATAACTTGATACCCCTGCAATCGTcatcaaacaagaaaacattTTGAGTTcgttttctttcattctttctgGAAGGGTGCAGGAGGAAGAAAAGCACAGCGTGACCCAGATGAACAtggaaggtaaaaaaaaaaaggcataaacTAATATTCCTCCAGCGCCCATTTGCAAGGtttgttgaatattttaaatgcAAGTCTCAAAAACGAAGAAAGCTATATTTTTTAACGCTGCGAATCCACACGCAATTTGAATTGGGAATAGGGTTTCAACAATTAAACAAGTCCAAGTCAAATTGAAACGGAACTCACGATGTGAAGAATAATAGTACTAGTTAGGCACCGTAGATTGGTGATGATTCTTTCTCTCCCAAGCCCACATGTCTTTACAGGAATCAAATCTGGGCCTTTAAAAGAGTGAATCTTGAGGAAACGTCAAAGAAAGAGAGGGTAATCAATCAATGCCAATTACAACTACCAAAGTAACAACTTCGGCACcttggttttaatttttaataattaattagttttccaATTCATGTCAATGTGGCCCCACATAAACCTCAAAGAGATAAGAGACTTCTATCTGTCATTTGGGTTTAAACGTGGAGGGAATAtagacttttcttttatcttgagAAGTGGCATAAAGAGAACCTTCACCGCATAAACCGATAGAAAGAAAACTAGAAGAGAAGCCTACCTATAAAAGTGGCAATATTACTTCATTTTGAGGgcaattatgtatatatatttattaattcattAGTAATATAGATAAAGTAGAGAAAAATAGGAAACCTCCTTATGAGTCCTTAGCATCATCATTTCGAAAATTGACCATTCTATACAGATAATTGTTGTTGTGTACTCATGTTatactatataataataataatattttgtgcAATTTTTGTCACCGATCTTGGTGTCTATCTGTATCTCTATTGCCATTTCAGCAAGCGGTTGACCAGACCAGCTACAAAACAAATGGAAAAGGTTTAGCTGGTTTTTTTCCAATTGACGAGGATAGATGCAGTTAGGAACGGTATCTCCTTCAAAACAATGATAGACATATTGGGAAGGAAGTCTCATCTACTATTCTACTACTTCTACAAAGGAAGGAACTCAAACAAGAGTTATTCCTTCCCTTATTCTCTCTTCTCTAGTGTTTTCACAGAAACAACCACCCCACCATGGTGGAAACTCCTCCAAAATGCAAACTCACATTCACATTAATCTTCTGCATCGTTATCTCCCACTCTCTTGGCTTAGTTTCCTTCACCTTGTGCATAGCCTCCGAGACTAAGAGGAACAAGGTGCATGATGTCTACACtactttaatttattaagaCTCTGCAGTTAGGATTTTCTGAATTATGAtgctttaatttgtttgttttgtagaaGGGGGATCTCAGATGGAATGGGAAACTATGTCATTTACCATCAAGTCCTGCATTTGGATTGGGTGTTGCATCTTTGGTTTGTTTGGTTTTGTCCCAAATCGTTGGGAATTCTATATTATTCAGGACTTATTGTTCAGGAGGGAAAAGAAACGCAAAGTTTGAGATACCTTTCGTTGCAAGGATTCTGCTTTTGATATCTTGGTGAGTTAACAATCTTTTGCATATCTGTTGTTAGTTGTTAGCACATCACATTCAACAATCACACTTTGCTTGCTTAATTATTGGCTTCTACATTGTCGTCATCATTTTTCCTGTTGGTTGGAATTGACATATTTTGCTCTAAAAACAAGTTTGATTTTTGTAACCACATCATAGAAAGTGGACACACCACCATCCAATCTTGTTATCAAACCcgaattttctttcttcaggTTGTGTTGATTTTGGCGATTAAATAAAGTCTATATCATTTTCAGAAACTGTGTGCCATTATTGGCCAAAGGTTGGCAAGCTTGAACCATTTTTAGGATGGAGACTACATAGCTAGAAAAGTAGGGGAGGGGTGGAAACGAGGAATTAACATAGACAGCTGGTCCGTTCTTCAAATATCATAAATGTTTAGATTACACCAACATTACATGATTCGTAGATAACCTTTCCCTTAAGAAAAATGTTAGGGATTATAGTTTTTCCTTTGGAACATTACTAACATTGGTAGTGGTCATGTTTGGCAGGCTTAGCTTTGGAATTgcagttattttattaattgttgCCACAAGCATGAGCAGAAGGCAGGCCTATGGGGAAGGGTGGTTGAATGGTGAGTGTTATCTTGTCAAAGGAGGGATTTACGTTGGTTTAGCAATATTGATCATAGTTTCAGTAGAATCGTTAATGGGTTCAGCTTTGTTAACAATGAAGACCAATGATGAAGCAGATCAGGGTAACAAAATACATGCACAAACGGAACGGAGTGACACTTGAGATTAAAGAATTTTATACATTATAGTAGAATGCAGACTCAGAGTATAAAATGGATTGAGGAACATCAACTGCTCCTAAAAGAGACATTTCTTTTaggaataacttttttttctttcgacTTACATTATACGAAAGAGACATATTCTTTTGTACACATTCTCTCCGAGCCTCATAGAGGAACACATTTTGGATCCCACCCGCATAATTAACAACTGTTTTGTAGTTTTTTAGTCTGTTATAGTTCTCAAGTGCTCAGTTGCaggcatcattttatttaattttaaagaattgtaCGAGTTGCAGCcattgttttctttaattttaaacaattctaCGTGTTGGaggcattttaaaaaaaataaaaattaaacaattccACGATTCCCAGGCCACGCAAGGAATGATAATTTGCCCCCATAAAAGATATTATTCTTGGAACAACCAggccaaaataaataattctacgTGTTGCAGCCATTCTTTCCTCAAGTATGCCAGGCCCCAGATAGCACCTCAAGAACAAAATCAAACTCTTAatattgagataaaaaaaatcacaattacAGCCTAAAATAATTCTTAGGTGACAACAACCATTGGAAGTGGATGATTGGATCATCTAGGAATGAAATTTAAGTCCAATATTCAGCCTCTACCAcgtattgttaaaaaaataatcttatctcACGTTTTACTTTTCAGAATGGAGTGTTTTtaaaacaaggagaaaaaataCTTTCTGAATTGCAAGATAGACTCACAAAGCACCGAAAAAGACTAGGTATTTTGGGAGATATAATCTGAGATTAATTGAAACGAAAATTGGAAATTTGAGGGTTTGGGTTTGATTCAATAAAATTTgggaatgaaaataaagaaatcagaaTGGGAAGGCGTCACACTCCAAGGATTGATAAGTCTACCAACGCCACGAGGATAAGCATCCTTGTTAAGTTCAAAGATTCAACCTAAGAGAACTAGTCTCACTCACAATAGATGACTTGTAATCTGATTTGCTTTTCATTCACAAGATAGAAGATAGATATAGCTAACCATAGGATATCAAAAGTCTAACtcctattatttattattgataacTATTTCAATTAAGTGActtaataattatcatttttagtcACTCAGCAGACATAAAAATACACCAacaatcaatattattttaaacatcttATTACaaactttatttaataaaataaaataaaattagacacATTCGTTCCTCAAGTTGCTTTATTTAATTGACCAATTTGGACTTTATTCCTTGTAGTTGTGAATATGATATAATGAAATTTGCCATCATTTAGTTCAAGATTTCCTTTGCTTTGTTAACATGTGTCCTTGTGATTGGTTCACCAAATTCTTGTATTGTTTcaatgtctatttttttgtttgattctcATCATTAGGATTTtgtatatgaattaaaaaataactaattaactaTAACCTCAATTTTAAAGATAAGTTTAGCTTAGTATGAGATGCTATCGAGGAGAATGCTGATTATATAGCAATATAATATGCGGCTTTCAGATTAGGGaccatttttatctttaaaaataaaacacgaTTTCACATTATTCTCTGATATTGAAAAGATTTCAATTaagttactaatatttttatttcatttaagtttttttttaacttaatctCTTACtttaaacatatattaatataattacttGAGTCAATTTTTTCCAAATTTGAAACTATTGTGATTGATTGATTATGCTTTCAAAATCTTATTCAGAGTTTCTTTAATCTTAAAGACAAATATGACAGTACTATATACTTGCACGAAAATGGTGGTTTACCCGTGGcaataaaatgtgaaaaatacgTGACAGGACAAACTGTGGGTCATCCATCATATGCCCCTACCCTAGCACTATGTCCATACTGTTTTCCTTATTAAGAAGACTGAATATCAAGCGAGACACGTACTATGTCGCCCTTTTTCAATAGATGAGATTAATAGAAAATCTAGCCGCCCTTGTCGCAAACGCTAGCTTGACTTATTGTAACAAAGATCGGTGCTTACATTAGACAAAATAACATTATCATTATCAATACAC
It contains:
- the LOC100779139 gene encoding long-chain-alcohol oxidase FAO4A yields the protein MEDRSIGRKGSFRLGLGMDGKKDHSVVELGSIDTQRLLLSNGEREKKLQPLTNSLSPRQMKSLTALCDTILPSVADHFVDSSDESVTKFYQISASMTGTPERFGGMISERLKHPLTGLLKFVLWLLSTWYGTLIFCGIGCLSTQFPFIHAYPHLSLQKRQKIMRSWSLSYLRHFRMLFRTIKLLTLLIFFTQIDESEDNVAWKAIGYCGPDPEFKAQLKNHFLDGTSKGGGQEDKEEDEDAEEMIGPLYKGLVHLNYPQDITADALRRFGFPVSVIRRKHKAAAANLSCPSLVIQCDAVVVGSGSGGGVIAGVLAKAGYKVLVLEKGGYSAKNNLSLLEGPTMDQMYLNGGLVASDDMGVFILSGSTVGGGSAINWSACIKTPQHVCKEWCDKHGLELFESELYREALDAVCGKMGVQSEIEDEGFNNAILRKGCQEMGYPVNNIPRNSPSNHYCGWCCMGCKDGRKKGTSETWLVDLVKSGNGAILPGCEAIKVLHKKKEGKDRKIARGVAFEFEYKGTKDVCVVESKVTIVACGALSTPALLKRSGLRNQNIGKNLHLHPVVMAWGYFPDAPESEVWPEAYKKSYEGGIMTAMSTVVAEFEQSGYGAVIQTPSLHPGMFSIVTPWTSGIDIRDRMRKFSRTAHIFALARDQGSGTVKAPDRISYKPADVDEENLKKGIEKVLRILAAAGAEEIGTHHNKGRTLNVKQVSYHEFEKFVKEESSRSLTDLTTPLCSAHQMGSCRMGSNPKQSVVNPTGETWEVEGLYVADASVFPTALGVNPMVTVQAIAYCTAQSVVEVLKRKRSK
- the LOC100779666 gene encoding protein MODIFYING WALL LIGNIN-1, producing the protein MVETPPKCKLTFTLIFCIVISHSLGLVSFTLCIASETKRNKKGDLRWNGKLCHLPSSPAFGLGVASLVCLVLSQIVGNSILFRTYCSGGKRNAKFEIPFVARILLLISWLSFGIAVILLIVATSMSRRQAYGEGWLNGECYLVKGGIYVGLAILIIVSVESLMGSALLTMKTNDEADQGNKIHAQTERSDT